The genome window TCTGCCGGGTCACGCCGATGCTGCGCGCGAGCTCGGCCTGAGTGAGACCGGCCCCCTCGCGATGAGCGCGGATGCGATTGGAGACGAGGGTGGGCTTGACCATCAGACCAGCCCCCGGCGGTAGGCGACGACTCGAGCGATGCTGCCGACCATGGCGGAGACGGCGAAGCCTGCGAACATCGTGTTGGCGATCCAGAAGACGTCGGCATCCACCGCGCACAGGGCGATCACGCCGAGCCCCGCGATCACGACGAAGGCCTGCTCGACGCGGCTGCCCATGCGGCTGATGTCTCGGTCGCGCACGTCGGACTTGCCGACTCCGTCAGGATCCTTCGCGCCGGCGATGATCCCCCAGACGATGCTGATCGTGATCGTGGCCACGATGCCGAGCCCGATCGTCCAGAGCATCAGCGGGAGCCAGTCGACCTCTGTCACCGGTCGTCCGGCGGCCTGCTGCAGCACGACGACGACGTACGCGGTGATCACGACCGCACCGACGAGCAGGCCTGACCAGGCGTTGCGCTCTTCGTAAGCCATGATGCCTCCCATGTAAAAGATTCTTGACATGAGAGTATGCCCGCGGCATCCGTCGTGTCAAGAATTCTTTACATCGTGAGCGATGCTGCGCAAGGCTCAGATGACCGCGGCGCTCCAGTCGTCGGGGTTGCCGTAGCGGTGGGCGGTGATCGCGATCGCCTGCTCGTGCACGAAAGGCAGCAGCTCGATGCGTCCGGCCGAGGTGACCTCGCCGTCGTACACCGCGAGGTCGGGATCGCCGTCGACCGCCACGGCGAGTGCCCGATGCAGCGCCGCGACCGCGTCACGCGAGCCGACGAGCCGCACCCGGCTCGGCCGAAGAGCGTCATCCGATGACGCGAACAGGTCGCCCGAGGCGTCTTCGCGCCGTCGCATCCTCTCGATCCACTCGTCGTCGGTCTCCATGTAGACGACCGCCCCGAGGGTGCCGAGCGCGCGGCGCACCTCGGACGGCAGCCCGACGGGCGTCGACAGCACGAAGCCGGCGCCGGCGCGCACCGCGGCGACGACGACGCGCAGCAGCTCCTGCCATCCGGCATCTGCAGTCGCCCTGATCGCGACGGGCACAGGACGATAGCGGAAGAGGTTGCGTTCGACGCCGAGGCGCGAGACGTCGCGCACCTGACCGAACTCTCGGTCCCACGCGAGCGCGTCCGACAGCGCCGAGCGACGCAGCCATTCGAACGCCTCGTAGTCGAGCGAGGGCTGCGCCGACTCGATCAGCTCGGTGATGCGGGAGTCGAGGCCGCGCAGGTGCAGCGTGCTCGACACGGGACCGGATCCGCTCGAACGCCAGGAGCCGAGCCCGATCAGATAGTTCGGTCCGCCGGCTTTGGTGCCCGGGCCGACCGATGAGCGCTTCCAGCCGCCGAACGGCTGGCGCTGCACGATCGCACCGGTGATACCGCGGTTCACGTAGAGGTTTCCGGCCTGCACGCGGTCGAGCCACAGCTCGAGCTCGTCCGGATCCTGCGTGTGCAGCCCCGCGGTCAGCCCGTAGGCGACGGCGTTCTGCATCTCGATCGCGCTCTCGAGCGTCGGCGCGTGCATGATCCCGAGCACCGGCCCGAAGAACTCCTCGGTGTGGAAGCGCGACCCCGGCTGCACTCCAACGCGGATGCCGGGCCGCCACAGCCGTCCGCTCGGATCGCCGGCCGACACCGCGGGTTCGATGAGCCACTGCTCCTCGCCCTCGAGCTCGGTGAGCGCCCAGGCGAGCTTGCCCTGCGGCCGCTCGATCACGGGTCCGACTTCGGCGAGCGGGTCGGTGGGCCAGCCGACGTGCAGCGAGCGCGTGGCGTCGGCGAGCTGACGGGCGAAGCGCTTAGAGCGACCGACCGGCCCGACGAGAATCGCCAAGGACGCGGCCGAGCACTTCTGCCCCGCATGCCCGAACGCGCTGCGCACCAGGTCGGCGACGGCCAGGTCGAGGTCCGCGGATGCGGTGATGATCATCGCGTTCTTGCCGCTGGTCTCGGCGAGCAGCGGAAGGTCGGGCCGCCACGAGCGGAAGAGCGCGGCAGTCTCCCAGGAGCCTGTGAGGATGACGCGGTCGACCGACTCGTGTGCGATCAGAGCCCGGCCGAGGTCGCCCTCCTCGATGTCGACGAGCGCGAGCACATCGCGCGGCACGCCGACCTCCCACAGCGTCTCGGCGATCACGGCGGCGCACCGCCGGGACTGAGGGGCGGGCTTGAAGACGACGCCGGAGCCTGCGGCGAGCGCGGCGAGCACTCCCCCGGCGGGGATCGCGAGGGGGAAGTTCCACGGCGGCGTGACGACGGTCACGCGCGCCGGTTCGAACGCGGCACCGGCGACGGCATCCAGCTCCCGCGCCTTGGCGGCGTAGTAGCGGGCGAAGTCGACGGCCTCACTCACCTCGACATCCGCCTCGGCGAAGACCTTGCCCGTCTCAGCGGCGGCGACCTCGATGAGTTCTCCGCGTCGACCTTCGAGTGCGGCTGCGGCCCGGAGCAGCACCTCGGCGCGCTCCGCGGCAGGGCGCGCGCCCCACTGCGCGCCGGCATCCCGCACTCCGGCGATCGTGCTCTCGAGCACAGCCGTGTCGTCGATGCGGGCGGCCCCGATCGTGGCGGCTCCCAGGGTCGAATCAGCGATCCGCGCATGGATCTCGCGCGCCCACTCGCGGTTGACCGCAAGCGACGGGTCGCTGTCGGGGGTGTTGGTGAAGCCGGGGGCGCCGCCGGCTCCCTCGTCCATCTCGCGCGGGGCGTAGACCGCGGTCTCGAGGAACGGCCCGCCCGAGTCATCCGACCCTCGCGAGATGCCGAGAACGGCCTTCGTCAGCTCCTCGTCGGGAGCGACGGCCACGGGGGCCGGGCGCACCGATTCGTGCACCGGGGCTTGACGATCCTGGGTGCGGAGCGCGCCGATCTGCAGAGTCGGCGACGTCGAGCGGTCGAGCGCATCGAGGAAGCGGTCGCGCTCACGCACGAACAGCGGCTCCTCGTCGCCGAGCCGGAACGCGGCAGAGAGGAAGTTGTCGTTCGATGCGTTCTCTTCGAGCCGACGCACCAGATAGCTGATCGCCACATCGAACTCGTCGGGCTTCACGACGGGCACGTAGAGCAGCACCTCGCCGACCTCGCGAGAGACGGCCTGCACCTGCCCCTGCGCCATGCCGAGCAGCATCTCGAACTCGATCGGCGGTTGTCCTGCTCCCCCGCCCGCCGCCGAGAGTCCGTGCAGACCGCGCTCGCCCGCCAGCAGCCACGCGTACGCGATGCCGAACAGGTTGTGCCCCGCGATGCCCAGGTGCACCGCCGCGATGTTCTCGGGGCGCAGCGCCCAGTCGAGGCAGCGCAGGTAGTTCGCGTCGGTGTCGAGCTTGCTGTCGTAGGTCGCCTGCTCCCACCCGTGCATATGCGCCTCCACGCGTTCCATCGCGAGGTTGGCGCCCTTGACGAGACGCACCTTGATCGGGGCGCCGCCGTGGTCGACGCGCTCCCGCGCCCAGGCGGTGAGCTCCTGCAGCGCGGGAAGGGCGTCTGGCAGGTAGGCCTGCAGCACTATGCCGGCCTCGAGGCCCTGCAGCCGCGGATCCTCGAGGATTCGCGTGAACACCGCGATCGTCAGGTCGAGGTCGCGGTACTCCTCCATGTCGAGGTTGATGAAGGTGCGGTCGGAGGCTGCGGTGAGGTACAGCGGCAGCAGCCGCTCGACCACGGCATCGACGACCTCGTCGAACGCCCACATGGAGATGTGACTGATGATGGCCGACACCTTGACCGAGACGTAGTCGACGTCGGGTCGACGGATCAGATCGTGGATGCCGTCGAGCCGCCGCTTCGCCTCGGCTTCGCCGAGCACTGCCTCACCGAGCAGGTTGAGGTTGAGTCGCGCACCGGATTCGCGGATCTCGGCGATGGCCGGTCCGAGCTTGGCGGGGCGGGCATCGACGACCAGGTGGCCGACCATGTCGCGCAGCACTCGGCGCGCGATGGGGACCACGGGGCTCGGCAGGATCTGCGCGACCCCGCCACCGAGGCGGACGGCAGAGCGCAGGTACCAGGGCAGGAAGTCGGGGACGATCGGCGCGATGCGGTGCAGCTGGGATGCCGCGGCCCCCAGGCTCTCGGGGCGCATGACGCCGTCGACGAAACCCAGCGTGAACGGCAGACCGTTGACATCCTGCAGCACACCGGCCAGCCGCTCGGCTGCCGGGTCGACGTCGGCGGCTGCGGCCTCGATCACCCAGCGGCGGGCGAGCTCGACGGCACGATCCGCGAGAGAGGCGGATTCGGGATCCGTGGAGGGCGTCGGGTCGGCCATGCTCTCAGCCTAGGACTGAGAGGCGGGCCCGGCCTTGAGCGACGGGCGCTCAGCGCGCGGCGATCATCTCGTCGTACCCCGTGCGGAAGGTCGGATACTCCAGCTCACCGAGGAACTCCCGCAGCAGATGTCCATCGAGAACCGTCCCCCCGCCGACCTCCGGATCGACGTGCGGCGGCACCGCGACCCCGAGACGACCGGAGATGTGCGCGGCCACGTCTCCGAGCAGCACCGGCTCGGTGTCGACCGCGTGGATCAGCGGCGGTGCCGAGTCGGCCCGCAGCATGGCCTCCAGCAGGCGCACGAGATCGGTCTCGTGGATGCGGTTCGTGCGACGGGTGTGATCGATCGGCGCCCCCTCGAGCACCCGGCGGATCAGGAAGTCGCGCCCGGGTCCGTAGATGCCGGCGGGGCGCACGATGCGCGCACCGAACAGCTCCATCGCCAGGTGCTCCCCCTCGAGCAGGTCGCCGCCGCGCTCGCTCGACACGGCAGGAGTATCGCGCTCGGTCAGCGGGGTCTCACCGGGGCGCCCCTCGAACACCCGGGTCGACGACACGAAGACGACACGCGACGGCATCGCCGGCAGTGCATCCGCGAGCCCGCGGAGCGCCGGCGGATAGATCGAGTCGCCCTCGGTGCTCGGCGGCAGCGTGATCACGACGGAGTCGAAGTCAGGCAATGCGCGGTCGAGCGGCTGTGACAGATCGGCCTCGATGGTCGGGAACGGCAGGTCGCCCGCATGGCGGCGCATGGCAGTGACGGGCGCACCCTGCGCCTGCAGACGCTGCCCGAGCCGCACGCCGAGCTTGCCGCATCCGACCAGCAGGGTCGCCCCCGGCGTGCGCGTCTCGAGACCCCAGGGATCGTTCACGGCCTCAGCTCCACACGCTCGGCGCGGAGCTGCGCACGGGAGGAAGAGCGGATGCCGCGGCCCAGTCGTGCACCCACGGGTCGATCTCGGGCACGCCCTCCGGCTTGCCGACGGCGGCGAACAGCTCTTCGTTGCTCACCGTGCCGCCGGTGCGGCGCAGCATCCGCGAGCGCACGATCACCCGTGCGTAGATCTCGCCGCCGACGACGGCACGGTGCTCGAGGAACACGGCCTTGTCGTCGTGTCCGATGAACCGGGACTGCACCTCGAACCGCTGCCAGAGCTGCAGGGACTTGCGGAAGGTCACGGTCTCGCTCGACACCACGGCGTACCAGCCGTGCTCGTTCATCGCGTCGAACAGTCCCGTGCGGATCAGCAGGTCCCAGCGGCCGAGGTCGAACAGCGACAGGTATCGGCCGTTGTTCATGTGGCGCAGGATGTCGATGTCGGTGGGGAGCGTCGTCAGTCTGATGCTGCTGACGGAGGCGGCGTCGAGCGTCTTGCCTCGGCGCACTCGGCGGCGGGCGGAGAGGATAACGAGGAGAGTGCGCCAGATCACGTTCACGAGGACTGATCGTAGCCATCGACGAACGGATCGCGAACATCGTTGTGCGAACCCTCCATCGACATATCGGCGCTGTGGGAACGCTTCCGCTCGATTTCCTGATCGCGGAGGCCGCGCGTAGAGTCGCGATATGAGCGCCGAAGCCCAGCCCGAAGTCATCGTCCGTCCGGTCCGTGATGTGGATGCGGAAGCCCTGGGTCGCGTGCACGCGCAGTGCTGGCACGAGACCTACGACCACCTGATCAGCAAGGCCGCGCTCGAGAAGGTCTCGCCTCGGCGCATGGCCGAGCTGTGGACGCACTGGGCCTCTCAGGGCCCCGAGTTCACGATGCGCGCCGCCCTCGTCGACGGAGAGATCGTCGGCTTCGTCGGCTCCGGACCCGCGCGCGACAAGGATGCACCCGCGTTCCGCGAGCTGTACTTCATCTACCTGCTCGATGCGTACCACTCGACCGGCATCGGCCAGAAGCTGTTCGACGCCGCGGTCGAGAAGGACGAGTCCCTCTACCTCTGGGTCGCGGACGACAACCCCCGCGCCCACCGCTTCTATACGCGCAACGGTTTCGCGCTCGACGGCGCCAGCCACACCGAGCCGTTCCTCGGCGAGACGCTGACCGAGGTCCGCTTCGTCCGCTGAGCCCGGCGCCTCGTGAACCTCGTGTTCACGATTCCGCATGAACGGCCCCCTGCCTCAGGCAGGGGGCCGTTTCGCTGGGGCCGGGAGAGATCTGTGCTGAATCGCGAACGGGTCAGCGGCCCGATACGGTGCCGAAGAGCTTGGCGATCGGCGCGATCACGAGCGGACGCGCCGCCACCCAGCCGAGGGCGATGACCACGACGGATGCCACGAACACCCAGAATCCTGTCCAGCCGACGGCATCCGACGAGGCGTACATGTGGTTGAGGTTGCGCAGGAATCCGGTGAGGAACACCAGGGCGACATGCCCGATGATGAACACCACGAAGTAGATCATGACCGGGAAGTGCAGCGCGCGGGCCCACTCGATCGGGTACGCCCTCGACAGACGCTCGGCCTTCTTCGGCCACATGCCCGACATGCGGAAGCCGGTCGCGGCCGCGAGCGGTGCCGCGATGAACACGGTCACGAAGTAGGCGAGCTGCTGCAGGCTGTTGTAGTTCACCCAGCCGTGCTCGGTCGGCCAGTCGAACGAGACGTACTGCAGCGCGGCCGAGAGCGCGTTGGGAATGACCTCCCAGCTCGTCGGCACGATGCGCACCCAGTGCCCGGTCACGAACAGCAGCACCACGAAGATCACGCCGTTCACGAGCCACAGGATGTCGAGCGCCTGGTGGAACCAGATCGTCAGACTGACCTTGCCCTTGGGGTCGCCCCGAGGGGTCCAGAATGCGGTCGGGCGCTTCTCGTTGCGGATGCGGAGTCCCGACCGGATGATCAGCACCATCAGGAACACGTTGAAGAAGTGCGCCCAGTTGACCCACGGCGCGAAGCCGGGCTCGACCGCGATGGCGGGCGTGTACTCGCCGGGGAACGCCGCGAGGAAGTCCTGCATGAACGGGAAGCTCAGCAGCGCCCGCACGAACGCCACGGCTGCCGCGGCCAGGACGCCGAGGGCCGCAGCCCCGAGCAGTCCGGCGATCGCCTGCGTCCACGGAGGACGAGGACGAGCGGATGCCGGAGCGGCCGCGGTGATGCGCCGAGGCGCACTGCCGTTCCACACCGTGCGCGGGGCAGGCAGCGGGATCGAGGGATCACCGAGAGCGAAGGATGCGGATGCCGGGGCCACAGCTGTGGAGGCAGCGGGCGCGCGGGTGACATCGGCGGAGGGTGCAGGCGCAGCGGGGCCGGTTGCGAGGGCATCGGCAGCGGCGGACTCGGAAGCGTCCGTTGCCACGGCGATCACCGGGACGGTACCGGCCGGCGGCCACGGATCTCCGCCCGCGACTCGCGGCAGGCCGCGGCGCACGGATCCGGTCGACCCGAGCGCGGGTGACGCCGCCTGCGCGACGGCGGCGACCTCGGTGGCAGCAGCCACAGAGGTGGCAGCCGCGGCCTCGCCGATCGAGGAGGCTGACGCCGACGGGGACGACTCGTGCTCGACGACCGGCCCCGAATCGGCCAGAGCCTTGGACGAGGGCGGAGCCATGCTGTGTGTCATCGCTGCCACAGCGGCAGCGCCCGTCGCAGTGCCTGCGGGAGGCCACGCCTCACCGCCGCGGACGCGGGGCAGGCCACGGCGGAGCGATGCGCCGGTCGCCGCGGGAGCCGTGTCGTCTTCTCGCTGCACTGTGCTCTCGACGGCCGAGGACTCGATGGCCGGAGATGTGATGTCCGGAGACTCGAAGACCGGGGACTGAGCGGCCGGGGACTGAGCGACCGGGGACTGAGCGACCGGGGACTGAGCGACCGGGGACTGAGCGGCCGGGGACTCGATGCTCGCGTGCCCGAC of Microbacterium sp. LWH13-1.2 contains these proteins:
- a CDS encoding proline dehydrogenase family protein, with the protein product MADPTPSTDPESASLADRAVELARRWVIEAAAADVDPAAERLAGVLQDVNGLPFTLGFVDGVMRPESLGAAASQLHRIAPIVPDFLPWYLRSAVRLGGGVAQILPSPVVPIARRVLRDMVGHLVVDARPAKLGPAIAEIRESGARLNLNLLGEAVLGEAEAKRRLDGIHDLIRRPDVDYVSVKVSAIISHISMWAFDEVVDAVVERLLPLYLTAASDRTFINLDMEEYRDLDLTIAVFTRILEDPRLQGLEAGIVLQAYLPDALPALQELTAWARERVDHGGAPIKVRLVKGANLAMERVEAHMHGWEQATYDSKLDTDANYLRCLDWALRPENIAAVHLGIAGHNLFGIAYAWLLAGERGLHGLSAAGGGAGQPPIEFEMLLGMAQGQVQAVSREVGEVLLYVPVVKPDEFDVAISYLVRRLEENASNDNFLSAAFRLGDEEPLFVRERDRFLDALDRSTSPTLQIGALRTQDRQAPVHESVRPAPVAVAPDEELTKAVLGISRGSDDSGGPFLETAVYAPREMDEGAGGAPGFTNTPDSDPSLAVNREWAREIHARIADSTLGAATIGAARIDDTAVLESTIAGVRDAGAQWGARPAAERAEVLLRAAAALEGRRGELIEVAAAETGKVFAEADVEVSEAVDFARYYAAKARELDAVAGAAFEPARVTVVTPPWNFPLAIPAGGVLAALAAGSGVVFKPAPQSRRCAAVIAETLWEVGVPRDVLALVDIEEGDLGRALIAHESVDRVILTGSWETAALFRSWRPDLPLLAETSGKNAMIITASADLDLAVADLVRSAFGHAGQKCSAASLAILVGPVGRSKRFARQLADATRSLHVGWPTDPLAEVGPVIERPQGKLAWALTELEGEEQWLIEPAVSAGDPSGRLWRPGIRVGVQPGSRFHTEEFFGPVLGIMHAPTLESAIEMQNAVAYGLTAGLHTQDPDELELWLDRVQAGNLYVNRGITGAIVQRQPFGGWKRSSVGPGTKAGGPNYLIGLGSWRSSGSGPVSSTLHLRGLDSRITELIESAQPSLDYEAFEWLRRSALSDALAWDREFGQVRDVSRLGVERNLFRYRPVPVAIRATADAGWQELLRVVVAAVRAGAGFVLSTPVGLPSEVRRALGTLGAVVYMETDDEWIERMRRREDASGDLFASSDDALRPSRVRLVGSRDAVAALHRALAVAVDGDPDLAVYDGEVTSAGRIELLPFVHEQAIAITAHRYGNPDDWSAAVI
- a CDS encoding SDR family NAD(P)-dependent oxidoreductase, translated to MNDPWGLETRTPGATLLVGCGKLGVRLGQRLQAQGAPVTAMRRHAGDLPFPTIEADLSQPLDRALPDFDSVVITLPPSTEGDSIYPPALRGLADALPAMPSRVVFVSSTRVFEGRPGETPLTERDTPAVSSERGGDLLEGEHLAMELFGARIVRPAGIYGPGRDFLIRRVLEGAPIDHTRRTNRIHETDLVRLLEAMLRADSAPPLIHAVDTEPVLLGDVAAHISGRLGVAVPPHVDPEVGGGTVLDGHLLREFLGELEYPTFRTGYDEMIAAR
- a CDS encoding acyl-CoA thioesterase, whose amino-acid sequence is MNVIWRTLLVILSARRRVRRGKTLDAASVSSIRLTTLPTDIDILRHMNNGRYLSLFDLGRWDLLIRTGLFDAMNEHGWYAVVSSETVTFRKSLQLWQRFEVQSRFIGHDDKAVFLEHRAVVGGEIYARVIVRSRMLRRTGGTVSNEELFAAVGKPEGVPEIDPWVHDWAAASALPPVRSSAPSVWS
- a CDS encoding GNAT family N-acetyltransferase, encoding MSAEAQPEVIVRPVRDVDAEALGRVHAQCWHETYDHLISKAALEKVSPRRMAELWTHWASQGPEFTMRAALVDGEIVGFVGSGPARDKDAPAFRELYFIYLLDAYHSTGIGQKLFDAAVEKDESLYLWVADDNPRAHRFYTRNGFALDGASHTEPFLGETLTEVRFVR
- a CDS encoding cytochrome b/b6 domain-containing protein, producing the protein MATRKLRRGLPRVHGGEPWPPGVAIDGAESGASPSPDAPAGADPVVGHASIESPAAQSPVAQSPVAQSPVAQSPAAQSPVFESPDITSPAIESSAVESTVQREDDTAPAATGASLRRGLPRVRGGEAWPPAGTATGAAAVAAMTHSMAPPSSKALADSGPVVEHESSPSASASSIGEAAAATSVAAATEVAAVAQAASPALGSTGSVRRGLPRVAGGDPWPPAGTVPVIAVATDASESAAADALATGPAAPAPSADVTRAPAASTAVAPASASFALGDPSIPLPAPRTVWNGSAPRRITAAAPASARPRPPWTQAIAGLLGAAALGVLAAAAVAFVRALLSFPFMQDFLAAFPGEYTPAIAVEPGFAPWVNWAHFFNVFLMVLIIRSGLRIRNEKRPTAFWTPRGDPKGKVSLTIWFHQALDILWLVNGVIFVVLLFVTGHWVRIVPTSWEVIPNALSAALQYVSFDWPTEHGWVNYNSLQQLAYFVTVFIAAPLAAATGFRMSGMWPKKAERLSRAYPIEWARALHFPVMIYFVVFIIGHVALVFLTGFLRNLNHMYASSDAVGWTGFWVFVASVVVIALGWVAARPLVIAPIAKLFGTVSGR